One window of Mixophyes fleayi isolate aMixFle1 chromosome 3, aMixFle1.hap1, whole genome shotgun sequence genomic DNA carries:
- the LGSN gene encoding lengsin, giving the protein MDNEINTAEDQGNTENDEVDGSVISRLRRKRGVKVTGKYIPPLQWEKIHASHSVSSLRNSYLENIYDDMGKNFQASSMSTKLLLKDERQGTAQTDHGGGDTSKTEQTKQRKEPVVPLQVSSTKDAEDVPQEKIKFKQASTKNNYEKSNEDLLSLGSAIPKETLEELKTILKESPLIHREEKWNPKTNTSITQIQLPKCAENISGNPGLTFETFHPHLEKENQKPMPTITPETKQSHMITIEQTLPGPIERAEQPIQPVQQFDGTQILIPHKLSFVSGTKVDPPSTEFNDHLHTQRLTRKAAQWNPPIRSSTNTNILWQSWISWHLQVYTCQQTQADYGYQSLLGPVVPYSIQAKDVYPSASGIQNSLHLISCVEHIKQQIAREDIRFVRFEAADLHGVSRSKIIPARFFQEKAVNGIYMPRSYLELTLNSKDNGVDRTNPSHFNSDIILKPDLKTFQVLPWTEKTARVICDSFTFLGDPLLTSPRYLAKRLLSQLQESGFLLHATFTYDFFIFGVPEMINTKTISLPAATLLTDHDQLFMQELFDGMYYIGGNIESFSSSSGPGQMEISFQPEYGLTAADNAFTFKTAIKEVAKKHNYMASFHTDMGFYNSGLLSHSLWDVNGINNLFYSGSHVHELTDIGKNWLSGLLLHSAAISCLVAPGASCRKHLSKDIKDSKDSICATWGFNNNSCTYNLKSHGCNGIYIANKLCSATANPYLVLAATIAAGLDGIRNGLDFFDGSNSSTDLLELKESSVPLKLEDALSALEEDKCFRASLGEPFIQYFVAMKQCEIETEEVDPARDTFLDYFI; this is encoded by the exons ATGGACAATGAAATTAACACTGCAGAG GATCAAGGCAACACTGAAAATGATGAAGTAGATGGCAGTGTGATATCAAGACTTAGAAGAAAGAGAGGAGTAAAAGTTACTGGGAAATACATTCCACCATTACAGTGGGAGAAGATACATGCATCACATTCTGTAAGCTCGTTGAGAAATTCTTATCTTGAAAATATATATGATGATATGGGAAAAAATTTTCAAGCATCTTCTATGTCTACTAAACTACTTCTCAAGGATGAAAGACAAGGTACTGCACAAACCGACCATGGAGGAGGAGATACATCTAAGACAGAACAGACGAAACAAAGAAAGGAGCCGGTGGTGCCTTTACAGGTTTCTAGCACCAAAGATGCTGAGGATGTGccccaagaaaaaataaaatttaaacaaGCAAGTActaaaaataattatgaaaaatcCAATGAAGATCTGTTATCGCTGGGATCAGCAATACCCAAAGAGACATTAGAAGAGCTAAAAACTATTCTAAAGGAGAGTCCATTAATTCATCGTGAAGAGAAATGGAACCCCAAAACCAACACTAGCATAACTCAGATACAACTTCCAAAATGTGCTGAGAATATAAGTGGAAATCCAGGCTTAACTTTTGAAACTTTCCATCCACATTTGGAGAAAGAAAATCAGAAGCCAATGCCCACAATAACACCTGAGACAAAACAATCACATATGATTACAATTGAGCAGACTTTACCGGGACCTATAGAGAGAGCTGAACAACCTATACAGCCTGTTCAGCAATTTGATGGAACCCAGATATTAATACCTCATAAATTAAGCTTTGTTTCTGGAACCAAGGTTGATCCTCCCTCAACTGAGTTTAATG ACCATCTCCACACACAACGACTCACACGAAAAGCTGCGCAATGGAACCCTCCAATAAGAAG ttctacaaacaccaATATTCTCTGGCAGTCATGGATATCCTGGCACCTGCAGGTCTACACGTGCCAGCAAACACAAGCAGATTATGGCTACCAGAGCTTGCTTGGACCAGTAGTACCAT ATAGCATACAAGCTAAAGATGTTTATCCAAGTGCCAGTGGAATTCAGAATTCTCTTCACTTAATTTCATGTGTTGAACATATTAAACAGCAGATTGCTAGAGAAGATATACGGTTTGTCCGGTTTGAAGCCGCTGATCTGCATGGAGTATCAAGGTCAAAAATTATTCCTGCACGATTTTTCCAA GAAAAGGCGGTTAATGGCATTTACATGCCAAGGAGTTACCTTGAACTAACATTGAACTCAAAGGACAATGGAGTAGACCGCACCAATCCATCACATTTTAACAGTGACATAATCTTGAAACCAGATTTAAAAACATTCCAAGTTCTACCTTGGACTGAAAAAACTGCCAGAGTGATTTGTGACTCATTTACATTTTTAGGAGATCCACTTCTTACCTCCCCACGATATCTAGCCAAACGGTTGCTTAGTCAACTCCAGGAAAGTGGATTCTTGCTTCATGCCACTTTCActtatgatttttttatatttggtgtTCCTGAAATGATAAATACAAAGACAATATCATTGCCTGCTGCAACGTTGTTGACCGACCATGATCAGTTATTTATGCAAGAGCTGTTTGATGGCATGTATTACATAGGTGGGAACATTGAGAGCTTTTCGTCTTCCAGTGGACCTGGACAGATGGAGATTTCCTTTCAACCTGAATATGGATTGACTGCTGCAGATAATGCATTCACTTTTAAAACTGCCATCAAAGAAGTAGCTAAGAAACATAACTACATGGCAAGTTTTCATACAGATATGGGTTTCTATAATTCTGGACTTTTATCACACAGCTTGTGGGATGTTAATGGAatcaacaatttattttatagtggCTCTCATGTGCATGAACTTACAGACATTGGCAAGAATTGGTTATCAGGTCTTCTTCTCCATTCTGCTGCAATCAGTTGCCTAGTTGCACCAGGAGCATCTTGCCGCAAACATTTGTCTAAAGATATTAAAGACTCAAAAGACAGCATCTGTGCCACCTGGGGATTTAATAATAACAGCTGTACATACAATCTAAAATCTCATGGTTGCAATGGAATTTATATAGCAAACAAGTTATGTTCAGCAACAGCAAACCCTTACCTAGTTTTAGCAGCCACAATTGCTGCTGGACTGGATGGGATAAGGAACGGTCTTGACTTTTTTGATGGCTCAAACAGTAGCACAGACCTTTTAGAGCTGAAAGAATCTT